GGAGCCTTAAAGGTATATTATCTTCCACAAGCGGTAAACGTTTCTAGAATAGATAGAATAAAGGTAAATGATGTTTTGAAAGAAAAGTATTTTTGTGATACAAGTTTTGTTGGAAATACTATAATGAAAAACGAATTTAATTCTATAGAAAATGATCTTAATGATGATGAATTAAATAAGATAGATGCCATTTTTAGAGTTCAAGAAAAATTTTTATCTAAGGATATAATAAATGAAAAGTTAGATAGTGGGTTAGTGTTGAGTCTTAAGCGGTTTTTTAGTAAGGAGAAGATGCCACTTATTTCAAACAGGAAATTCATGTACTTTATATTATCTAGAAAATTCGATGAACTTCAAAGAATAAATATGGCAAAGACAATTTCAGAAAACTTTAATTTTAAAGTTTATGGAGATTCAAATTGGAAAAAAGTATTTTGTGATACTAAAGTTTACAGTGGAAATGCTGAACATTATTTAGAAATGCCGCTTGTATTTAAATTTTCAAAAGTTAATATAAATCTAATAAGATCGAGTTTTAAAGCAGGGCTTCCTATGAGAGTTTTTGATATTATGGGAAGCGGTGGTTTTATGGCAAGCAATTACAAAAAAGATTTGGAAAAATTTTTTGTAGAAGGCAAAGATTTTGTGCTTTATAGAGATTTTAAAGAGCTTACTGAGATAATTAAATATTATATATGTCATGAAGAAGAAAGAAAAATAATAGCTAAAAATGGCTATGAAAAAGTAAAAAGGTATCACACTTATGAGGTAAGACTTAAAGAAATGATGGAAGTTTTAGAAGGAAAAATCGTGTAGGAGGATAAAATGAAGGTACATCATATAGGTTATGCAGTAAAATGCATAGATAAAGCTTTAGAGAAATTTAAACAGCTTGGATACACTGAAGAGACAGAAGTTGTAAAAGATGACATACGGGAAGTTTATATAAAGTTCATAATAAATGATGGCTATAGAATTGAACTTATAGCACCCAGTGGAGAAAATTCGCCAATTAATAAGACTATAAAAAAGGGGAGTACACCCTATCATATTTGTTATGAGGTTGATGATATATATACATCTATTGAAGAAATGTCAAAGATAGGATATACCCTTTTTAAAGAGGTACAGATAGCACCAGCAATAGATAATCGTAAGGTTGCTTTTTTATTTTCAAGAGATATAGGTTTAGTAGAATTATTAGAGAAGTAGGGTGATTAAAATAATAAAAGCAGTTATATTTGATTTGGATGATACCTTATATAATGAAATGGATTTTGTAAAAGAGGGTTTTAAATGTGTTGCATCTTTTCTTTCTAGTAAATATAATTTTGATGAGAAAAAATTATTTGATGATATATTAGAAATATTAAGGTTAAAGGGAAGAGGAAAAATCTTTGATACCCTATGTAAGAAATATAATATTAAAGAAGATATAAAAACTTTAGTTGAGATATATAGGAAAACAAACTCACCACTTCAAATTTATGACGATGCAAAAGAGGTTTTAGAGAGTTTCAATGGTAAATATAAAATGGGTGTAATAACAGATGGAAAAGCCTCAGTACAGTGGAATAAAATAAATAATTTAGGAATAGAAAAATATTTCGAAAAAATAATTGTAACAGATGATTTTGGTGAGAAGTTTTGGAAACCAAGTGAATTTGCTTTTATAGAAATGATAAAGTTTTTAGGATGTAAGGCTTGCGAAGCTGTGTACGTAGGAGATAATCCAAGGAAAGATTTTATTGGTGCAAGAAAAGTAGGCCTATATACTGTAAGAATAATAAGGGAGCAGGGAGACAACATGTGCTTAGAGGCAGAACATGGATATGAAGCACATAACAGTATTAATAATTTAATGGAACTTTCAAGCATAATTAAAAACATATAAAGGGTGGATAGTATGGGAAAAGTTTTTTGTATAGTACAAGCAAGGATGGGATCAGAAAGACTTCAAGGAAAGGTTCTAAAACCAATTCTAAATAAGCCAATGGTTATATATACTTTAGATAGATTAACAAAGTCAAAATACATAGATGAAATGATTCTAGCAACATCTTTAATGGAAAGAGAACTTCCCCTTGTTAAAGTATGTGAGCAATATGGCTACAAGGTTTTTAGAGGTTCTGAGAGCAATGTATTAAAAAGATATATAGATGCAGCAGAAAGCTTTGGGGCTTCTGAAAATGATGTAATAATAAGAGTTACAGGAGATTGTCCACTGGTCGATCCTATAATAGTAGATAATGTTATAACGAAATTTTTAAGTAATACTTATGATTATGTGAGATTGGATGTTCCAGATACTTTTGTAAGAGGTTTTGATGTGGAGATTTTTTCAATGAAAGCACTTAAAAAAATAAATAGTTTATTAAATAATATAGGTGAAGAAATGGATATGTATAAGGAACATGTAACTCTTTATATGTATAAGCACCCTAAAGAATTTAAAATAGGTTATGTACGTGGTGATGAGATTTATTTAAGACCTTACAGGCTTTGTGTTGATACAGAAGAAGATTTCAAGCTAGTAGAGAATATATACAAATATTTTAATGATGAATTTGTTTCTGCAAAAACTGTAATAGAGTATCTTGATAAAAATTCTGAAATAGCACAAATTAATAACAATATAAAACAAAAAGAAGTTTAAGTAGGAGAGTTTAAGATGAACATACTTTTAACAGCAGTAGGTAAAAGAGTGCAACTTATAAAGTGCTTACAAAGGAATGCAAAGGTATTTGGATGCGATATTTCAGGTTTAGCACCTGCAGCCAAGTTTGTAGATGGTTTTTTTAAGGTGAAAAAATATAATGAAGAGGGCTACATTGAAGATATTTTTAATATATGTAAAAAAGAAAAGATAGATTTTTTAATTCCACTTTTTGAAAGAGAATTTTTAAGCCTTTGCCAATATAGAGAAGAGCTTAAAAACCTTGGTACAGAACTTCTTTTAAGTGGAAAGAGTATAATTGAAATTTGCAATGATAAATGGAAAACCTATGAATTCTTTAAGGAAAATAATATAAGTTGTCCAATTACGTACATGAAAGACAAAATTAATAAAGATATTATTTATCCACTAATTATAAAACCACTTGATGGTATGGGGAGCAGCAGTGTGTTTAAAATAAATAATGAAAAAGAATTGAATTTTTTTTCTCAGTATGTTAAAAATCCAATATTGCAGCAATTTATAGAAGGAAAAGAATATACTATAGATACATTATGTGATCTTAAGGGAAGAGTTATATTTGCAATACCAAGAGAAAGGCTAGAGGTTCGTTCAGGAGAAGTTACAAAAAGCAGAACTGTAAAAGATGAAAATATCACAAAGTCAGTGAAAAACTTATGCGAAAAACTCCAAAAGGAAGCCTCAAAAAATGGTGATAATGTAGTAGGTCCTCTCACTATTCAGTGTATTGTAGATAATAGAGGAAAAGTATATTTTATAGAAATAAATCCTCGTTTCGGTGGCGGAGTGCCACTCTCATTTGAAGCAGGAGGAGATTATGGAAAGTGTTTCAAGGATATAAAAAATAATATAAATATAGAGACTATAGATGACTTTAAAGAGTTAACTATGCTTAGGTATGATGAGGCAATATATGTTTAGAAAACATTGTAAAGTGAAAATTTGCAGAGGCTTTGAATATAATGTTTTCTTTAATTAAATACATGAATAAAACAGTTTTATTAATTAATAATAAAGGTATATAAATACTCAAGTATTATGTGTAGTAGAAGAATTTTGCTCTTCAAGTTTTAAAAAAATGTCCGATAATTTAGTAAAATTAATAAGTGATAGAAAATATTATAAAGTCATGTCTAAAAAAGGCAAAAGGGAAGGCAAGTATACTTTTAAATACAGAAAAGAGTTTGAAAAAAGATTAAAAATGTAGAAAAACAAAATGTTTTTGAAGTGAGGGGGTAAGAAATGAATAAGATCGTGGACATTGGAGGAAGAAAAATAGGTGAAGGACAAAGAACCTTTATAATAGCAGAGATGTCTGCCAATCATAATCAAGACTTTAATAGAGCTGCTCAAATAATAAAGGCAGCAAAAGAGGCAGGAGCAGATGCTATAAAACTTCAAACCTATACACCTGACACAATAACCTTTAACTCAGATAATGAGTATTTTCAAATAAAGCAAGGCACCATATGGGATGGTACAACGCTCCATAAATTGTACGAAGAAGCTTACACACCATGGCAGTGGCAACCAGAATTAAAAAAGATTGCAGAAAAAGAAGGGCTTATATGCTTTTCATCTCCATTTGACAATACTGCTGTTGATTTTTTAGAAGAAATGAATGTGCCAGCTTATAAAGTAGCTTCATTTGAACTTACAGACATACCATTTATAGAATACATAGCTTCAAAAGGTAAGCCTGTTATAATGTCAACAGGTATTGCAGAAATAGGGGAGATTTATGAAGCTGTAGAAGCATGCAAAAGGCAAGGAAATGAAAATGTTATGCTTTTAAAATGTAGTAGTTCATATCCATCACCGCTAGAAGATATTAATCTTAAGACTATTCCTAATATGAGAGATACCTTTAATTGCAGTGTTGGGCTATCTGATCATACTATGGGATATTCAGTAGCTACAGCAGCTATTGCTTTAGGAGCAACTGTAATTGAAAAGCATTTTACGCTTAAAAGAAGTGATGGTGGGCCTGATTCGGCGTTTTCAATGGAGCCAGAAGAATTTAAAGCTATGGTTAAAAGTATAAGAGAAGTTGAAAAGGCTTTAGGAAAGGTAACATACGAACTTACAGAAAAACAAAAAAATAGCAGACAACATTCAAGATCATTATTTGTGGTTAAGGACATAGGGAGGGGAGAAATATTTACAAATGAAAATGTTAAAAGCATAAGACCAGCATTTGGGTTAAAGACAAAATATACAAAGGATGTAATTGGAAAGAAAGCAAGAAGGGATATTAAAAAGGGTACACCTTTGGACTGGAGTTTACTAGAATAAAATTAAAAAGGTGTGGTATAATTGAGGATTTTAATCAGAGCCGATGGAGGCAGGGATATAGGTATGGGTCATATAATGAGGACACTTACCTTAGCAAGAGAACTTAATAAGTATTTTGAGGTTATATATGTTTGTAAAACAGAAGAGGGAAATAAGAGAAATATAACTAATGGAAAATATTCTAAAGGTATTCATAAGGTTCTATCAAGTGGGTTTAAGGTGGAAATGGTACATGAAAATGATGTACTTGAAGATTTGAAAAGAATAAAAGGTGATATGCTAATAACAGATAGTTATGATGTGGATGACATGTATTTTAAGGTTACAAGTGCAGTATTTCATAGAACTATATATATTGATGACATGTGTCGTTATGATTTTAAAGGGCTTGATATGATAATAAATCAAAATATAAATGCAAGCGATTTAAAGTATAATGAAACTTTTGATAAAACTCTTCTTTTAGGCTGTAATTATGTGATGCTCAGAGATGAGTTTAAAAATCTAGAGGATAAAATTATAAGAAGAAAAGCTCGGGATGTAATGATTACGGCAGGTGGAGCAGATCCATTTTTATTAACGCTTAAACTGCTTTACTATTTAAGAGATGAGAATTATAATTTTCATGTAGTTGTTGGAGCATCCTTTGATGAAGCCTATATAGATAAACTAAAAATATATGAAAAATCAAAAAACTTAAGCTTTTATTATAATGCAGATATGTGCGAACTAATGAAAAAATGTGATATATGCATATCAGCAGCAGGAAGTACCCTATACGAGCTTTGCAGCGTGGGTGTTCCATCTCTTTCTATTACAGTAGCTGAAAATCAAAAAAAATCAGCAGAGAAATTTGATAGTCTTAAAATAATAAAAAATCTTGGGTGGCACAATGAATTAAATAGGGAAAAGGTTTTAGAAGAAATACATACCCTAAGTAGTGACTATAACAAAAGAAAAAATATTTCATTGACAGCGCAGGCAATCATTGATGGAATGGGAACTCAAAGAATAGTTGAGAAAATATTAGATATGGTTTGAAAAAATAATAGAATGTAAGAATTTAAATATAAAATCCACTGGCGAGGCAGTGGATTTTTTAAATTTCTTATTTAATATAAAACATAACTTAATTAATGCAAAATGCTTTATTTCTCACAAATAAAGTCATCTTCACCACAAAGCATTTTTAAAAGATTACATGACTTTAAAAATTCATCTATCCATCTTACATAACCATTTAAATCGCAATTTGAATATTCTTTAGGATTATTTGTACATTGCCAAATATAACGAGGAATAAAAGCAATAGATTTATGTTTTAGTGGTCTAGGATGAAAACAAACTTTATTTTTATAGGGTAAGTTATCAAATCTTTTTATAAGTTTTTCATTATCATTTGTTATTACCATCTTTATAAATAAATTTTCTTTGTTTATTTTTGATTTTCTTCTATCCCAATCATTTTTAGCATCTTCAAATGATGAATGATGGTTAAAATTAAATATAATTTTGTTATCACCTATACCTAATGAACCCTTAGGTGATTTACAGGAATAAATATCTCATTTATCGTACATTTGTAAATCTTCTTCTAAATAATAATCCATGTTTTCCGAGGATTTCATATAATCATCATTATATAAATAGAAATTAATAAAAGAAGAAGTAAATTTTAATGATAAATATTTACTTACTTTACCATCCCAGCAATCATCAGAAATAATAGTAATAGGGTTCTCAATTAATTTACAATATCTTTTAAAATCAAAATTAGGAGTAAAAAAACTTTTCCATTTATTATTTTATCTTCAGGTATACGTAATTCAATAGCTTCGTTTTTAATATTTGAAAATCGCTCTTTGTTGAATACTATTATGTAATCAAATTGATAGTTGGATATTTTAGTTTTGTCTATTAATTTTTTTTCATCAATATAACTAGAATATTTGTCTCATGATATTAGTGCTTCAATTGATAAATTTCCTGTTAATGTTTCAAATAGTATTTTATCATGTACTAAATTATATTCGTCACTTGTTCCCAAAATCGAGTAGTTATACATTTTATTGGATCTGTTAATAAAATTAGTATTATTATTGAATAAATTCCTCAAATAGTTAGTATTCATAATAAATTAACTTTATGGAATACAATAAAGGAGGTTAATTGTAAAGATAAATTAGGTTATAACGATAATTAAAGTATAAAAGGAGGGATTTTATGGATATAGCACTTTTAGCAACTATTAATAGCAATCAGAAAGTGAGTGATGCAGCAAATCTTGACGTTTTTAAAATGGCTATGAACAATTGTAAGCAAACTGGTGAAAATACAGCAGAAATGATAGAAGCCATGGACCCTAATTTAGGAAAGAATATTGACGTCAGAGTTTAAACAAGGACATGTTGTTATAGTGTGTTAATAAAAAAATTTTTTATTAACATGCTATATTTAAGTTTCATGTGGTAACTTGAGGTTAATGTTATTTCATAACTTTAATACATAAAAAATAATTGTATTGAAATAGATTACATAGTAGTATATTATATATACTTATTACCATAATATTCATAGTATGTATTAATAAAATATATACTGAAAAATTTTAAATAAATACAAGAACGTGAGCAATGATGTAAAATGTAGTTTTATTTTGAAATTATTTTAATAAGTATTAATTTTTGGAGGTGTTTTTTTGAAGGCAGTTATACTTGCAGGTGGTTTAGGGACAAGATTAAGCGAAGAAACAGTTGTAAAACCTAAACCAATGGTTGAAATAGGCGGATATCCAATCTTATGGCATATAATGAAGACATATTCTTATTATGGAATAAATGATTTTATAATATGTTGTGGTTATAAGGGATATGTGATTAAGGAGTATTTCGCTAATTATTATATGCATATGAGTGATCTTAAGGTAGATTTAAGCTCGGGAAATATAAGTTATTATAATTGTAAGGCAGAGCCGTGGAAAATAACTCTTATTGATACAGGCTTAAATACTTTGACAGGTGGTAGAATTAAAAGAGTTAAGGACTATATTGGTAGTGAGACATTTATGCTTACATATGGAGATGGTGTTTCAAATGTTGATATAAAAGCTCTCTTAGAATTTCATAGGGAACATAAGAAAATAGCTACAGTTACGGCTGTTCAACCATCAGGGAGATTTGGAGCGCTTAATATAGATGATAGTTATAATGTTAATAAATTTATGGAAAAACCTAATGGAGATGGTGCATGGATTAATGGAGGATATTTTGTGCTTGAACCTGATATATTTGATTACATAGAAGGTGATAATACGACATTTGAAAGTGAACCACTTGAAAATATTGCAAAAGAGGACAAGCTCTGTGCATTTAAACATGAAGGTTTTTGGAAACCTATGGATACTTTAAGAGATAAAAATGAACTTGAATTATTATGGAAAACAGGAAAGGCACCATGGAAAATATGGAGATAGTATAGTTAGTAATCTGATTAAATTATAGTTATCTATCAAGTTTTTACAATTAATCTGATTATAATTTAGATTTTGGTGTTAGAGAGAATAGTTCTTTAGGAATGGAAGATATATGAGCCCATAATATCAGATGGAGATAAACCATTTGATTTATTAAAAGAATTTAAAGATTTGTGGTGAATAGTATGGAAAAAATAGTTTTAACAGGTGCTACAGGATATATTGGTTCTAATCTTACTAAAAAGTTAATAGAGGATAAAAAAGAAGTATATGTAATTGCGAGAAGTACTTCTAAGTTTGATATGTTGAGTGAAGTTTTAGACAAAGTTAATGTATTTATTTATGATGGTAATGTGTTTAAATTGATAGAGCATTTTAAGCAAATTAAACCTGATGCGGTTTGCCACTTGGCATCATTATTTATTTCAGAACATAGTAGTGGGGATATTAATGATTTAATTGATAGTAATATTAAATTTTCTACCGAGATTTTAGAATCCATGAGCAAAGCAAAAGTAGATAAGTTAATAAATGTTGGAACAGCTTGGCAACACTACAATGATGAAAGTTATAATCCAGTATGTTTGTATGCAGCGACTAAGGAAGCATTTGAAAAAATAATAGATTATTATGTTCAAGCAAATAAATTTAAGGTTATTACATTAAAATTATTTGATACATATGGACCTAAGGATAATAGGGGTAAAATAATAAACCTTTTGGAAAAGTACTCTAAAAATGGGGATACACTTAAAATGTCAAAAGGAGAACAATTACTAGATTTAACATATATTGATGATATTGTTAAAGGGTTTTATACAGCGTTATTTAGCTTAGATGAAATAAAAAAGCAGTGTTTTCATGAAAAATATGGTTTGTACGGTATTAAGAGATATAAATTAAAAGATATAGTATCTATGTATGAAGAGATAACAGGTAGAAAAGTACTAGTTGAATGGGGAGCAAGGCCATATAGAAAAAGAGAAGTCATGAATCCAGCTACTTTAATAAGTCCTTTACCTAAATGGAATGCTGAAATTGATTTAAAAACTGGATTGAAGTATATGGATGAAACAAATAATTTGAATGATGTAGGTGATATAAATAATGGATGAATTATTTGCTGGAGCATACAAAGATAGTAAAGTTCTTTTAACAGGAAACACAGGTTTTAAAGGATCATGGTTATCTATATGGTTAAATAAACTTGGTGCAAAGGTTACAGGATATTCTCTTGAATCTTCAGATAAAGAACCATCAATGTTTAGAATATGTAATTTAGAAAATAAAGTTACAAATATAATTGGTGATGTAAGAAACTTGAAAAAATTAAAGCAAGTTTTTAATGATTATAAACCAGAAATAGTATTTCATCTTGCAGCTCAGCCACTTGTAAGGGTATCATATAAAAATCCCATCGAAACTTATGAAACAAATGTTATGGGAACAGTAAATGTGCTTGAGGCAGCTAAAGATTGTAAAAGTGTAAAAGCAGTTATTATAATTACAACAGACAAGTGCTATGAAAATAAGGAGTATATCTATGGATATAGGGAGAATGATCCTATGGGAGGATATGATCCATATAGTTCTAGTAAAGGATGTGCAGAGTTGGTTGTATCTGCATATAGAAATAGTTTTTACGATTCAAATAATATAGGCTTGGCATCTGTCAGAGCAGGAAATGTAATAGGTGGAGGAGATTGGGCACAAGATAGATTAATACCAGATTTTATAAGAGCAACTTTAAAAAATAGAAAAGTATTAGTAAGAAATCCGTATGCTACGAGGCCATGGCAACATGTGCTTGAACCCTTATCTGGTTATTTATGGTTGGGAGCTTTAATGTTAAAGGATAGTAAGAAATATAGTAGTGGATGGAATTTTGGACCTAATGACACGGATGTTTTAGATGTTGAAGAAATTCTAAATTTATGTATAGATAGCTATGGTGATGGGAATATAGAGATAGATAATTATCAACAATTACATGAGGCCAATTTATTGAAGTTGGATATAAGCAAAGCCAAATATTATTTGAAGTGGTATCCTATATGGAACGTAAAACAATCAGTTGATATGACAATGAAATGGTATAAGGAATTTTATGAAAACCAAGATGGAAATATGTATCAGTATACATTAAGGCAAATATATAAATATGAACAAGATGCTAAAAAAAACGATTTATTGTGGTATTAATTATAAATGTAAAATATATGAAAACAAGAAGATTTAAGGACATAATGTAACAGAAAACTTTTGATACTATAAGGTTAAATAAGAAATTTATTTTATAAAAATATACGTGAACTATCAAGGAAAAGCTTATAGGAACTGTGTTGCATTTTTTATTAATAAAATATGAATTTTAAGGAGGAGTAAGGATGTCAAAATGTAGATTTTGTGGAACTGAACTAATGCATACTTTTGCCGATTTAGGTATGTCGCCTTTGTCAAATTCTTACTTAAAAAAAGATCAACTTAATATTAAAGAAGAATTTTATCCACTTCATGCTTATGTATGTGAAAAGTGTTTTTTAGTTCAACTTGAGGAATTTGAATCACCTCAAAATATATTTTCTGATTATGCATATTTTAGTTCTTATTCAGAAAGTTGGCTTATGCATGCTAAAGAATATACAGAAATGATGATTGGAAGATTTAATATTGATACAAGTGAGTGCATTGTAGAAATAGCAAGTAATGATGGGTATCTTCTGAAAAATTTTAAAGAAAAACATTACAATAATGTACTTGGAATAGAACCAGCACAAAATATTGCAGAAATAGCTAATGAAAAAGGTATAAAAACAATCTCAGAGTTTTTTGGAACTAAATTAGCAGGTGTATTGAAAAATAAACATAAGGCAGATGTTCTCATAGGAAACAATGTTCTTGCGCATGTCCCCGATATTAATGATTTTGTAGAAGGAATGAAAATAATACTTAATAATAAAGGTATAATAACTATGGAATTTCCTCATTTATTAAGATTAATAAATGAAAATCAATTTGATACAATATACCACGAACACTTTTCTTATTTATCACT
The Clostridium felsineum DSM 794 DNA segment above includes these coding regions:
- a CDS encoding YjfB family protein, encoding MDIALLATINSNQKVSDAANLDVFKMAMNNCKQTGENTAEMIEAMDPNLGKNIDVRV
- a CDS encoding HAD family hydrolase, yielding MIKAVIFDLDDTLYNEMDFVKEGFKCVASFLSSKYNFDEKKLFDDILEILRLKGRGKIFDTLCKKYNIKEDIKTLVEIYRKTNSPLQIYDDAKEVLESFNGKYKMGVITDGKASVQWNKINNLGIEKYFEKIIVTDDFGEKFWKPSEFAFIEMIKFLGCKACEAVYVGDNPRKDFIGARKVGLYTVRIIREQGDNMCLEAEHGYEAHNSINNLMELSSIIKNI
- the rfbG gene encoding CDP-glucose 4,6-dehydratase, which gives rise to MDELFAGAYKDSKVLLTGNTGFKGSWLSIWLNKLGAKVTGYSLESSDKEPSMFRICNLENKVTNIIGDVRNLKKLKQVFNDYKPEIVFHLAAQPLVRVSYKNPIETYETNVMGTVNVLEAAKDCKSVKAVIIITTDKCYENKEYIYGYRENDPMGGYDPYSSSKGCAELVVSAYRNSFYDSNNIGLASVRAGNVIGGGDWAQDRLIPDFIRATLKNRKVLVRNPYATRPWQHVLEPLSGYLWLGALMLKDSKKYSSGWNFGPNDTDVLDVEEILNLCIDSYGDGNIEIDNYQQLHEANLLKLDISKAKYYLKWYPIWNVKQSVDMTMKWYKEFYENQDGNMYQYTLRQIYKYEQDAKKNDLLWY
- a CDS encoding glycosyltransferase family protein, yielding MNIIFEKAKNGNTTCKIEENNKVKYIYSKYSPERININEKFQCNNLIFLGLGLGYELKEIMNTFSGDVFILECEEKFVEETQKNKFTENLLNRSNVHLYIGKEYKNIPNLDSKVIFNNEKITDLYREFYYEAYSFLQNKTEGIRKKKIMVFDHVTIARDCMDAFENIGYEVIRAKSTNEYNVEDIFNMIKKYLPDYVFTINFIAAMSNVCSSIGVKYISWTVDIPDYSFYKEEVFNSVNYMFHFDEEMVSEIKKLGALKVYYLPQAVNVSRIDRIKVNDVLKEKYFCDTSFVGNTIMKNEFNSIENDLNDDELNKIDAIFRVQEKFLSKDIINEKLDSGLVLSLKRFFSKEKMPLISNRKFMYFILSRKFDELQRINMAKTISENFNFKVYGDSNWKKVFCDTKVYSGNAEHYLEMPLVFKFSKVNINLIRSSFKAGLPMRVFDIMGSGGFMASNYKKDLEKFFVEGKDFVLYRDFKELTEIIKYYICHEEERKIIAKNGYEKVKRYHTYEVRLKEMMEVLEGKIV
- a CDS encoding ATP-grasp domain-containing protein, which produces MNILLTAVGKRVQLIKCLQRNAKVFGCDISGLAPAAKFVDGFFKVKKYNEEGYIEDIFNICKKEKIDFLIPLFEREFLSLCQYREELKNLGTELLLSGKSIIEICNDKWKTYEFFKENNISCPITYMKDKINKDIIYPLIIKPLDGMGSSSVFKINNEKELNFFSQYVKNPILQQFIEGKEYTIDTLCDLKGRVIFAIPRERLEVRSGEVTKSRTVKDENITKSVKNLCEKLQKEASKNGDNVVGPLTIQCIVDNRGKVYFIEINPRFGGGVPLSFEAGGDYGKCFKDIKNNINIETIDDFKELTMLRYDEAIYV
- a CDS encoding VOC family protein, yielding MKVHHIGYAVKCIDKALEKFKQLGYTEETEVVKDDIREVYIKFIINDGYRIELIAPSGENSPINKTIKKGSTPYHICYEVDDIYTSIEEMSKIGYTLFKEVQIAPAIDNRKVAFLFSRDIGLVELLEK
- the rfbF gene encoding glucose-1-phosphate cytidylyltransferase, coding for MKAVILAGGLGTRLSEETVVKPKPMVEIGGYPILWHIMKTYSYYGINDFIICCGYKGYVIKEYFANYYMHMSDLKVDLSSGNISYYNCKAEPWKITLIDTGLNTLTGGRIKRVKDYIGSETFMLTYGDGVSNVDIKALLEFHREHKKIATVTAVQPSGRFGALNIDDSYNVNKFMEKPNGDGAWINGGYFVLEPDIFDYIEGDNTTFESEPLENIAKEDKLCAFKHEGFWKPMDTLRDKNELELLWKTGKAPWKIWR
- a CDS encoding cytidylyltransferase domain-containing protein; this translates as MGKVFCIVQARMGSERLQGKVLKPILNKPMVIYTLDRLTKSKYIDEMILATSLMERELPLVKVCEQYGYKVFRGSESNVLKRYIDAAESFGASENDVIIRVTGDCPLVDPIIVDNVITKFLSNTYDYVRLDVPDTFVRGFDVEIFSMKALKKINSLLNNIGEEMDMYKEHVTLYMYKHPKEFKIGYVRGDEIYLRPYRLCVDTEEDFKLVENIYKYFNDEFVSAKTVIEYLDKNSEIAQINNNIKQKEV
- the pseG gene encoding UDP-2,4-diacetamido-2,4,6-trideoxy-beta-L-altropyranose hydrolase, with amino-acid sequence MRILIRADGGRDIGMGHIMRTLTLARELNKYFEVIYVCKTEEGNKRNITNGKYSKGIHKVLSSGFKVEMVHENDVLEDLKRIKGDMLITDSYDVDDMYFKVTSAVFHRTIYIDDMCRYDFKGLDMIINQNINASDLKYNETFDKTLLLGCNYVMLRDEFKNLEDKIIRRKARDVMITAGGADPFLLTLKLLYYLRDENYNFHVVVGASFDEAYIDKLKIYEKSKNLSFYYNADMCELMKKCDICISAAGSTLYELCSVGVPSLSITVAENQKKSAEKFDSLKIIKNLGWHNELNREKVLEEIHTLSSDYNKRKNISLTAQAIIDGMGTQRIVEKILDMV
- a CDS encoding NAD-dependent epimerase/dehydratase family protein, with the protein product MEKIVLTGATGYIGSNLTKKLIEDKKEVYVIARSTSKFDMLSEVLDKVNVFIYDGNVFKLIEHFKQIKPDAVCHLASLFISEHSSGDINDLIDSNIKFSTEILESMSKAKVDKLINVGTAWQHYNDESYNPVCLYAATKEAFEKIIDYYVQANKFKVITLKLFDTYGPKDNRGKIINLLEKYSKNGDTLKMSKGEQLLDLTYIDDIVKGFYTALFSLDEIKKQCFHEKYGLYGIKRYKLKDIVSMYEEITGRKVLVEWGARPYRKREVMNPATLISPLPKWNAEIDLKTGLKYMDETNNLNDVGDINNG
- a CDS encoding class I SAM-dependent methyltransferase, with translation MSKCRFCGTELMHTFADLGMSPLSNSYLKKDQLNIKEEFYPLHAYVCEKCFLVQLEEFESPQNIFSDYAYFSSYSESWLMHAKEYTEMMIGRFNIDTSECIVEIASNDGYLLKNFKEKHYNNVLGIEPAQNIAEIANEKGIKTISEFFGTKLAGVLKNKHKADVLIGNNVLAHVPDINDFVEGMKIILNNKGIITMEFPHLLRLINENQFDTIYHEHFSYLSLISVKKIFETHGLEIFDVEELKTHGGSLRIYARHKENISLTVSENVQKILNEELKSGLNKVESYREFSEKIKKTKRNILSFFIDAKNNGKSIVGYGAPAKGNTLLNYCGIANDFLDYTVDISPHKQGLYLPGSHVPIYSPDRIRDTKPDYVIILPWNLKSEIVKQMEFIRDWNGKFVTLIPSVEVF
- the pseI gene encoding pseudaminic acid synthase produces the protein MNKIVDIGGRKIGEGQRTFIIAEMSANHNQDFNRAAQIIKAAKEAGADAIKLQTYTPDTITFNSDNEYFQIKQGTIWDGTTLHKLYEEAYTPWQWQPELKKIAEKEGLICFSSPFDNTAVDFLEEMNVPAYKVASFELTDIPFIEYIASKGKPVIMSTGIAEIGEIYEAVEACKRQGNENVMLLKCSSSYPSPLEDINLKTIPNMRDTFNCSVGLSDHTMGYSVATAAIALGATVIEKHFTLKRSDGGPDSAFSMEPEEFKAMVKSIREVEKALGKVTYELTEKQKNSRQHSRSLFVVKDIGRGEIFTNENVKSIRPAFGLKTKYTKDVIGKKARRDIKKGTPLDWSLLE